The Horticoccus luteus DNA window TGATGAAGAGCGGGGCGGAGGTGCCGTGGTCGGTGCCTTTGCCGTCGTTTTCCATGGGGCGGCGGCCGAATTCGGAGAACGTCATGGCGAGCACGTTTTCCTCGAGCCGGTGGGCGGCGAGGTCTTTTTGGAAGGCGGCGAGGCCGTCGCCGAGGGTCTGAAGAAGTTTGTTCTGGCGGTCGAATTGGTTGACGTGGGTGTCGAAGCTGCCGAGGGAAACAAAGTAAACGCGCGTGGAAAAGCCGCCGGCGATGAGGCTGGCGACGTTGCGCAATTCCTGGGCAAACGGCGTGTGCGGATATTCCGCGCCGGCGCGGTAATCGGCGATGACGCGCTGCACTTTTTGTTCGGTGACGAGAGCGTCCATCATCGTGTGGCGCAGGTAGCCGGCGTTGGCGTTCTCGTCGTCGCCCGCGGGGCGATGCAGGATTTTCTCGAGGAGGGCGAGGTTCTGCTGGCGCTGCCGGCGGCCGCCGCGGTCGCTGAGTCCGAAGGTGGCGTGGTCTTTCTCGGCGAAGAAAGTTTCCGGCACCTCGGCGGTGAGATGCACGCCGAGCGGATCGGCGTTGGCGGGAGCGCCGGCGCAAGAGTTGTCGAAGTAGCGGCCGATGAAACCGGTGGTGAGATACTGATCGCTCGCGCTGCCGGTTTCCCAAATGTCGGTCGAGCGGAAGTGGCTGCGGTCGGGATTCGGATAGCCGACGTTTTGGAGGATCGCCAGCTTGCCGTCTTGGGCGAGGCGATGGAGGCCGGCGCACGCGGGGTTGAAACCGGCGTGCTCGTCGAGTTTGAGGACGTTGGCTTCCTTGATCCCCAACGTGGGACGCAGGCGGTGGTAGTGGTCGTCGGCGTAGGGAATGACGGTGTTGAGGCCGTCGTTGCCGCCGGCGAGCTGGACGAGCACCAGAATGGGCTGGTCGCGACCGGGGGCGGGAATCTGGGCGCGCGCGGAGGAGACGAGAAACGACGGGGCGTAGTGTGTGAACGCGAGCAGACCGATGCCTTTGGCGCTGAAGCGGAGAAATTCGCGGCGGGTCGAGGGGAGGAGGTTCGGCAAATTTTTCATGGGGGGAGCGGGCCTCAGCAGAGTTGGTATTCGGGGGAACCGAGGAGAGTGATGGCGGCGTTGCGGATGCGGGCGAGGCGCCGGGCGGCGTCGCCTTGCGCGAGGAACTGGGTGATGGCCGCGCGGTAATCGGGCGCGACGTGCACGGGGAGGAGAAAATCGCAGAGAGCGGTGGTGACTTCGGCGTCGGTGAGCGGAAGGAGTTTCTTGAAGCGATCGTCGGTGAAGGAAAATCCGGTCACGCCGGCGGCGCGTGCGCGGGCGAGGGCGCGTTGTTCGTCGGCGTTGAGGCGGTTTTCGTTGAGCGGGGTAAAGAGGACGCCGACGAGGGCGCGGCGGGCGTCGAGGGTGGCGGAGTTGATCCATTCGCGGCCACCGACCCAGCCGCGGACGTTGGGCGGCGTGTAGAGCGGCTGGCCCATTTGCCGGAGGGCGGGCAGGACGCGGCGGGGCAGCGGGGCGAGATCGAGGCCCAAATCCTGCAGCAGGCCGAGATAGTATTGCTGCGGGCTTTTGATGGCGATGCCGCGA harbors:
- a CDS encoding DUF1501 domain-containing protein, producing the protein MKNLPNLLPSTRREFLRFSAKGIGLLAFTHYAPSFLVSSARAQIPAPGRDQPILVLVQLAGGNDGLNTVIPYADDHYHRLRPTLGIKEANVLKLDEHAGFNPACAGLHRLAQDGKLAILQNVGYPNPDRSHFRSTDIWETGSASDQYLTTGFIGRYFDNSCAGAPANADPLGVHLTAEVPETFFAEKDHATFGLSDRGGRRQRQQNLALLEKILHRPAGDDENANAGYLRHTMMDALVTEQKVQRVIADYRAGAEYPHTPFAQELRNVASLIAGGFSTRVYFVSLGSFDTHVNQFDRQNKLLQTLGDGLAAFQKDLAAHRLEENVLAMTFSEFGRRPMENDGKGTDHGTSAPLFIMGSRVKGGLHGAAPNLNLARNQDLTYGIDFRQVYATVIDRWLQGNSTAVLGQKYAPLDFIA